In Tachypleus tridentatus isolate NWPU-2018 chromosome 7, ASM421037v1, whole genome shotgun sequence, a genomic segment contains:
- the LOC143258149 gene encoding uncharacterized protein LOC143258149 encodes MKFLIVFLGLLAYTHAGLLGAGLVGPAGVAPVAVAPAAVARVAVAPAAVAPVAAFDATGAVAAAQGLAARGIPVGRAAASVTRINHGGVGLGLGVGAHGLGLGGLGFGYGLGGLGYGYGLGGLGYGYGVGLGKALLH; translated from the exons ATGAAATTTCTT ATCGTTTTTCTCGGTCTTCTGGCCTACACCCATGCTGGTCTGCTAGGCGCTGGTCTTGTTGGTCCAGCTGGTGTTGCACCTGTTGCTGTCGCTCCCGCTGCTGTTGCTCGTGTTGCCGTAGCTCCCGCTGCCGTAGCACCTGTCGCTGCTTTTGACGCAACTGGCGCTGTTGCCGCTGCTCAAGGTTTGGCTGCACGTGGCATTCCCGTTGGACGAGCTGCTGCCTCCGTCACACGTATCAACCACGGTGGTGTAGGCTTGGGTCTTGGAGTTGGTGCCCACGGACTAGGTCTGGGAGGCCTCGGATTTGGCTATGGTCTGGGAGGACTGGGATATGGATATGGTCTGGGAGGTCTAGGATATGGCTATGGTGTCGGCTTAGGAAAAGCTTTATTACATTAA